In Halopelagius longus, the following proteins share a genomic window:
- the gatA gene encoding Asp-tRNA(Asn)/Glu-tRNA(Gln) amidotransferase subunit GatA, with product MSANIFITEETIEGADDGPLSDLTVAVKDNISTEGVRTTCGSAMLEEYVPPYDATVVERLKEAGATIVGKANMDEFGMGGTTETSAYGPTKNPVDEERVPGGSSGGSAAAVAAGEADVALGSDTGGSVRNPAAFCGVVGLKPTYGLVSRYGLVAYANSLEQIGPIASNVEDAARLLDVISGPDPRDGTTRYDENGGHPAENSEYAAAADGDVEGMTVGVITDLLEGADEGVVETFEASLSDLESRGAELVDVSLESLEHAVQAYYVIAMSEASSNLARFDGVRYGVSGGYEGNWNDAFARAREEGFGEEVKRRILLGTYALSAGYHDKYYKKAQDARAWIKRDFDAAFEEADVLATPTMPVVPPRLGESLSDPLQLYLMDANTVPVNLANLPAVSVPAGESEGLPVGLQLVGPKFGEETILRAASAVEDAQ from the coding sequence ATGAGCGCGAACATCTTCATCACCGAAGAGACTATCGAGGGAGCCGACGACGGCCCCCTTTCTGACCTCACCGTCGCCGTCAAAGACAACATCAGCACCGAGGGCGTCCGGACGACGTGCGGGTCGGCGATGCTCGAGGAGTACGTCCCGCCGTACGACGCGACGGTCGTCGAACGCCTGAAGGAGGCCGGCGCGACCATCGTCGGGAAGGCCAATATGGACGAGTTCGGGATGGGCGGGACGACGGAGACGTCCGCCTACGGCCCGACGAAGAACCCGGTCGACGAGGAACGCGTCCCCGGCGGGTCCTCCGGAGGGTCCGCCGCCGCCGTCGCCGCCGGCGAGGCGGACGTGGCGCTCGGATCCGACACCGGCGGGTCGGTCCGCAACCCCGCCGCCTTCTGCGGCGTCGTCGGCCTCAAGCCGACGTACGGCCTCGTCTCGCGGTACGGCCTCGTCGCGTACGCGAACTCCTTAGAGCAGATCGGCCCCATCGCCTCGAACGTCGAGGACGCCGCGAGACTGCTCGACGTCATCTCCGGGCCCGACCCGCGGGACGGGACGACGCGGTACGACGAGAACGGCGGCCACCCCGCCGAGAACTCCGAGTACGCCGCCGCCGCGGACGGCGACGTCGAGGGGATGACCGTCGGCGTCATCACGGACCTGCTCGAAGGCGCGGACGAGGGAGTCGTCGAGACGTTCGAGGCGTCGCTCTCGGACCTCGAATCGCGCGGCGCGGAACTCGTGGACGTGAGCCTCGAATCGCTCGAACACGCGGTGCAGGCGTACTACGTCATCGCGATGTCCGAGGCGTCCTCGAACCTCGCGCGCTTCGACGGCGTCCGCTACGGCGTCTCCGGCGGGTACGAGGGCAACTGGAACGACGCCTTCGCCCGCGCCCGCGAGGAGGGCTTCGGCGAGGAGGTCAAGCGCCGCATCCTGCTCGGGACGTACGCGCTGTCTGCGGGCTACCACGACAAGTACTACAAGAAGGCCCAAGACGCCCGCGCGTGGATAAAGCGGGACTTCGACGCCGCGTTCGAGGAGGCGGACGTGCTGGCGACGCCGACGATGCCGGTGGTGCCGCCGCGACTCGGCGAGAGCCTCTCGGACCCGCTTCAGTTGTACCTGATGGACGCGAACACCGTCCCGGTGAACCTCGCGAACCTCCCCGCCGTCTCCGTGCCCGCGGGCGAATCGGAGGGCCTGCCGGTCGGCCTGCAACTCGTCGGCCCGAAGTTCGGCGAGGAGACCATCCTCCGGGCCGCCTCGGCCGTCGAGGACGCGCAGTAG
- a CDS encoding potassium channel family protein has translation MYLIIVGAGNIGSPLIEIATQGGNEVVVVENDEEKAEEAASEYDCLVLNDDATEKETLVDAGADRADALITTTDKDATNIMVCLLSRELEIPDVVSVVHNAEHMDIYSRIGVNTMENPQRLIAEYLYRAVKRPSIVDYMRIGEEAEVFEIRVNEDAPIAGRTLEEAASNGLLGGDVLIVAIERDGTGDPITPRGETVIEGGDLLTVYSATGATAEVTDVFGHFEDH, from the coding sequence ATGTATCTCATCATCGTCGGAGCGGGCAACATCGGCTCTCCGCTCATCGAAATCGCCACGCAGGGCGGTAACGAAGTCGTCGTCGTGGAGAACGACGAGGAGAAAGCCGAGGAAGCCGCCTCGGAGTACGACTGTCTCGTTCTCAACGACGACGCGACGGAGAAGGAGACGCTCGTCGACGCGGGGGCCGACCGGGCCGACGCCCTCATCACGACGACGGACAAAGACGCGACGAACATCATGGTCTGTCTCCTCTCGCGGGAGTTGGAGATTCCCGACGTGGTGTCGGTCGTCCACAACGCCGAGCACATGGACATCTACAGTCGCATCGGCGTGAACACGATGGAGAACCCCCAGCGCCTCATCGCCGAGTATCTCTACCGGGCGGTCAAGCGCCCCTCCATCGTCGATTACATGCGCATCGGCGAGGAGGCGGAGGTGTTCGAGATTCGCGTCAACGAGGACGCGCCCATCGCCGGACGGACGCTCGAAGAGGCCGCCTCCAACGGTCTGCTCGGCGGCGACGTTCTCATCGTCGCCATCGAACGCGACGGCACGGGCGACCCCATCACCCCCCGCGGCGAGACCGTTATCGAGGGCGGTGACCTTCTCACCGTCTACTCCGCCACCGGCGCGACGGCCGAGGTGACGGACGTGTTCGGCCACTTCGAGGACCACTGA
- a CDS encoding TrkH family potassium uptake protein, which produces MSQSRRRTVAGWPADLATIARDVGSLLAMQATMMAATVIVALAFREWYPAVSFLISAAVTAVVGLGARRAFAEAPNPRMKHGMIIAASGWLMTALFGSLPFLLTAHLTPPEVASTYVPSGVEYAESSIVYFTNPLHALFESMSGWTGSGLTMAVHEPSLPRTIQWWRSFIQWVGGVGVIVLTTAILARPGSGSYTLYRSEAREERIHPSIISTVREVWKIFLLYTLLSIAALFVAIRLSEYGATLPLWEAAWQALNHAMTGLSTGGFSVTDNSIATYDSPLIETVLLPIMTLGAIAFPIHYAVLRDHDYGQLVSDLQTRWLFVGFALGVVILSLQNVTSVGEQVDAFTGTKNWFGVAPLLGFPTADALRDSVFQFISALTCTGFQSAPIGRWAPGGKLIVSVAMVIGGAAGSTVGGIKIVRAYTIGRGIKWQFSRVFLPESAVVSIRMNGRRLDRSDMDREFSEAAIVSLLWIGLLIVSSLVLVNLTPSDFTYADVLFEVASAQGNVGLSSGITGPGMHPLGEAMFLLNMWIGRLEIIPVLVFLRSALYGLEP; this is translated from the coding sequence ATGTCGCAGTCCCGACGCCGCACCGTCGCGGGGTGGCCGGCGGACCTCGCCACCATCGCCCGCGACGTCGGGTCGCTGTTGGCGATGCAGGCGACGATGATGGCGGCGACGGTTATCGTAGCGCTCGCCTTCCGCGAGTGGTACCCGGCCGTTTCGTTCCTCATCTCGGCGGCCGTCACCGCCGTCGTCGGACTCGGGGCGCGCCGGGCGTTCGCGGAGGCCCCCAACCCGCGGATGAAACACGGCATGATAATCGCCGCCAGCGGATGGCTGATGACGGCGCTGTTCGGGTCGCTGCCGTTCCTGCTGACGGCGCACCTCACGCCGCCGGAGGTGGCTTCGACGTACGTGCCCTCGGGCGTCGAGTACGCGGAGTCGAGTATCGTCTACTTCACGAACCCGCTTCACGCCCTCTTCGAGAGCATGAGCGGGTGGACCGGGAGCGGACTGACGATGGCGGTCCACGAACCGTCGCTGCCGCGGACCATCCAGTGGTGGCGGTCGTTCATCCAGTGGGTCGGCGGCGTGGGCGTCATCGTCCTCACGACGGCCATCCTCGCGCGGCCCGGGAGCGGGAGTTACACGCTCTATCGCTCGGAGGCCCGCGAGGAGCGGATTCACCCGAGCATCATCTCCACCGTCCGCGAGGTGTGGAAGATATTCCTCCTCTACACGCTGCTCTCCATCGCGGCGCTGTTCGTCGCCATCCGCCTCTCGGAGTACGGCGCGACGCTCCCCCTCTGGGAGGCGGCGTGGCAGGCGCTCAACCACGCCATGACGGGCCTCTCGACGGGCGGGTTCTCGGTTACGGACAACTCCATCGCAACCTACGACTCCCCGCTCATCGAAACCGTCCTCCTGCCCATCATGACGCTCGGCGCTATCGCGTTCCCCATCCACTACGCGGTTCTCCGGGACCACGACTACGGCCAACTCGTCTCGGACTTACAGACGCGGTGGCTGTTCGTCGGCTTCGCACTCGGCGTCGTCATCCTCTCGTTGCAGAACGTCACCTCGGTCGGCGAACAAGTAGACGCGTTCACCGGCACGAAGAACTGGTTCGGGGTCGCGCCCCTGCTTGGGTTCCCGACGGCCGACGCCCTCCGGGACTCGGTGTTCCAGTTCATCAGCGCGCTCACCTGCACCGGCTTCCAGTCCGCGCCCATCGGACGGTGGGCCCCGGGCGGGAAACTCATCGTCTCGGTCGCGATGGTCATCGGCGGTGCGGCCGGTTCGACCGTCGGCGGCATCAAGATAGTCCGCGCGTACACCATCGGCCGCGGCATCAAGTGGCAGTTCTCCCGTGTGTTCCTCCCCGAGAGCGCCGTCGTCAGCATCAGGATGAACGGCCGGCGACTCGACCGCTCGGATATGGATCGCGAGTTCAGCGAGGCGGCCATCGTCTCGCTGCTTTGGATCGGCCTGCTGATCGTCTCCAGTCTCGTCCTCGTCAATCTCACCCCCTCTGACTTCACGTACGCCGACGTGCTGTTCGAGGTGGCGTCGGCGCAAGGAAACGTCGGCCTCTCCTCGGGTATCACCGGTCCCGGGATGCATCCCCTCGGCGAGGCGATGTTCCTGCTCAACATGTGGATCGGCCGGCTGGAGATTATCCCGGTCCTCGTGTTCCTGCGCTCGGCGCTGTACGGCCTCGAACCGTAG
- a CDS encoding TrkH family potassium uptake protein — MKLRVDYRASLSLVGTVLKYLAVPLCLPLVVALVYEETVLPFVVTIAVTVAVGAGLERLDPDPDLRAREGFLMVAVTWLAVTLVGSVPYLVEAHGLPPVFPPINPESTLGNPVNALFETMSGFTTTGATVLGEISFDAHTRGVMMWRQLTQWLGGMGIVVLAVAILPELSVGGAQLMDAEAPGPGIEKLSPRIAETARALWGAYLGFTVLEIILLYSLYLLGIDPQLTFYNSVAHAFTTMPTGGFSPEARSIEALSAAAQWIIIPFMIAAGTNFALFWHALTGNPGRIGEDSEFRFYVGIMAAFTAVVSILLFTGSIVSVVPAGETFDAAYLEGVRQTIIGNVEPAVRHAAFQVVSIVTTTGYASTDFNTWGPAAQYLLLFAMFIGGSAGSTGGSVKIVRWYVIVKSVRRELFTTAHPEAVRPVRLAGQVLDERTIRGIYAFTLLYFVIFFVSVGLLFLEATRYGQPLSVLETMSAVAATLGNVGPGFGVVGPMGSYLGFSNAAKLFMVALMWIGRLEILPVLVLLTPEYWRR; from the coding sequence ATGAAACTACGTGTCGATTACAGAGCCAGTCTCAGCCTCGTCGGGACCGTTCTCAAGTATCTCGCCGTCCCGCTCTGTCTCCCCCTCGTCGTCGCTCTCGTCTACGAGGAGACGGTGCTCCCGTTCGTCGTGACCATCGCGGTCACCGTCGCGGTGGGCGCGGGACTGGAACGACTCGACCCCGACCCGGACCTCAGGGCGCGGGAGGGGTTCCTGATGGTCGCGGTGACGTGGTTGGCGGTGACGCTCGTCGGCTCCGTCCCGTACCTCGTGGAGGCCCACGGCCTGCCGCCGGTGTTCCCGCCCATCAACCCCGAATCGACGCTCGGCAACCCCGTGAACGCGCTGTTCGAGACGATGAGCGGGTTCACCACCACCGGAGCGACGGTCCTCGGCGAGATCTCCTTCGACGCGCACACCCGCGGCGTGATGATGTGGCGACAGCTGACCCAGTGGCTCGGCGGGATGGGTATCGTCGTCCTCGCCGTCGCCATCCTACCGGAACTGTCCGTCGGCGGCGCGCAGTTGATGGACGCCGAAGCCCCCGGCCCGGGTATCGAGAAGCTCTCGCCGCGCATCGCCGAGACGGCCCGCGCCCTCTGGGGAGCGTACCTCGGCTTCACCGTCCTCGAGATCATCTTGCTGTACTCGCTGTATCTCCTCGGCATCGACCCGCAGTTGACGTTCTACAACAGCGTCGCCCACGCGTTCACGACGATGCCGACGGGCGGGTTCTCGCCGGAGGCCCGCAGCATCGAAGCGCTCTCGGCGGCGGCCCAGTGGATAATCATCCCCTTCATGATCGCCGCCGGCACCAACTTCGCGCTGTTCTGGCACGCGCTCACCGGCAATCCGGGGCGAATCGGCGAGGACTCGGAGTTTCGCTTCTACGTCGGCATCATGGCCGCCTTCACGGCGGTCGTCTCGATCCTCCTTTTCACCGGGAGCATCGTCTCCGTCGTGCCCGCGGGCGAGACGTTCGACGCGGCGTACCTGGAGGGCGTTCGGCAGACGATCATCGGGAACGTCGAACCTGCGGTCCGGCACGCGGCCTTTCAGGTCGTCTCCATCGTGACGACGACGGGGTACGCGAGCACGGACTTCAACACGTGGGGACCGGCCGCGCAGTACCTCCTCCTCTTTGCGATGTTCATCGGCGGGTCGGCGGGTTCGACCGGCGGGTCGGTGAAAATCGTCCGCTGGTACGTCATCGTCAAGTCCGTCCGCCGGGAACTGTTCACCACGGCGCACCCCGAGGCGGTTCGCCCCGTCCGTCTGGCCGGGCAGGTGCTGGACGAACGCACCATCCGCGGCATCTACGCGTTCACCCTGCTGTACTTCGTCATATTCTTCGTCTCCGTCGGACTGCTGTTCTTGGAGGCGACACGGTACGGCCAACCGCTCTCGGTCCTCGAGACGATGAGCGCCGTCGCGGCGACGCTCGGAAACGTCGGTCCGGGCTTCGGCGTCGTCGGCCCGATGGGGAGTTACCTCGGCTTCTCGAACGCCGCGAAACTGTTCATGGTCGCCTTGATGTGGATCGGACGGTTGGAGATCCTGCCGGTCCTCGTCCTCCTGACGCCGGAGTACTGGCGGCGGTAG
- the trkA gene encoding Trk system potassium transporter TrkA: MRVVIVGAGQVGSSIAADLDETHEVVVVDSDPDRTEDLNYTLDVLAVTGDGTAVSTLEDAGVENADMVIASTDDDETNIVVCSTVKAISDAFTIARVKNTEYLRTWQRSKKAFGIDFMVCTNLLAAESIVRVVGLPAARDVDPFAGGRVQMAEFEVDEDSPVSNVTIREADRFDELTFAAILREGSVEIPHGETVIRAGDRVVVIGTPPSVQEFARSVAPDESPGTAEEVVIVGGSEIGYHVARLLEERGFNPRLIERDDLRARKLAEDLPGTVVMESDATDMDFLEREHVGDADLLVAALDSDEKNLLVSLLAGRLGVERTVAVIDTTEYVDLFEAVGVDIGVSPREVVAEEITRFTREGGAENVALIESNKAEVLEIEVDEQSILAGRAIKESVAELPDSVVIGAITRRGEFITPRGDTVVEPGDHVVLFAATEVVDAIAPKL; this comes from the coding sequence GTGCGGGTAGTCATCGTCGGTGCCGGCCAAGTCGGGTCGAGTATCGCCGCGGACCTCGACGAGACGCACGAGGTGGTCGTCGTCGACAGCGACCCCGACAGAACGGAGGATCTGAACTACACGCTGGACGTCCTCGCCGTGACCGGCGACGGGACGGCCGTCTCGACGCTCGAAGATGCGGGCGTCGAGAACGCGGACATGGTCATCGCGTCGACCGACGACGACGAGACGAACATCGTCGTCTGTTCGACCGTGAAGGCCATCAGCGACGCGTTCACCATCGCTCGGGTGAAGAACACGGAGTACCTGCGGACGTGGCAACGCTCGAAGAAGGCGTTCGGCATCGACTTCATGGTGTGTACGAACCTGCTGGCCGCCGAGTCCATCGTCCGCGTCGTCGGCCTCCCCGCCGCGCGCGACGTCGACCCCTTCGCGGGCGGGCGCGTCCAGATGGCCGAGTTCGAGGTGGACGAGGACAGCCCCGTCTCGAACGTCACCATCCGCGAGGCCGACCGCTTCGACGAACTCACGTTCGCCGCCATCCTCCGGGAGGGGAGCGTCGAGATTCCGCACGGCGAGACGGTCATCCGGGCCGGCGACCGCGTCGTCGTCATCGGGACGCCGCCGAGCGTACAGGAGTTCGCCCGGTCGGTCGCGCCGGACGAGTCGCCCGGCACCGCCGAGGAGGTGGTCATCGTCGGCGGGTCCGAAATCGGCTACCACGTCGCCCGCCTCCTCGAAGAGCGCGGCTTCAACCCCCGCCTCATCGAACGCGACGACCTGCGCGCGCGCAAACTCGCCGAGGACCTCCCCGGGACCGTCGTCATGGAGAGCGACGCGACGGACATGGACTTCCTCGAACGGGAGCACGTCGGCGACGCCGACCTACTCGTGGCGGCGTTGGACTCCGACGAGAAGAACCTCCTCGTGTCGCTTCTGGCCGGTCGCCTCGGCGTCGAACGGACCGTCGCCGTCATCGACACCACCGAGTACGTGGACCTCTTCGAGGCCGTCGGCGTCGATATCGGCGTCAGTCCGCGCGAAGTCGTCGCCGAGGAGATAACGCGGTTCACCCGCGAGGGCGGCGCGGAGAACGTCGCGCTCATCGAGTCGAACAAGGCCGAGGTGCTCGAAATCGAGGTGGACGAACAGAGCATCCTCGCGGGGCGAGCGATCAAGGAGTCGGTCGCGGAACTCCCCGACAGCGTCGTCATCGGCGCGATAACCCGACGCGGCGAGTTCATCACCCCGCGCGGGGACACCGTCGTCGAACCCGGCGACCACGTCGTCCTCTTCGCCGCCACCGAAGTGGTGGACGCCATCGCGCCGAAACTGTAA
- a CDS encoding type II toxin-antitoxin system RatA family toxin: protein MDEIVVSTVVYVPPEEAYEFVVDFPRYANYSEHLERVETRRGDGSAGTRYALTFSWWKLDYTVVSEVTELDPPERVEWKIVKNFRARGRWRVEPLDELPADAPEDAETACRVYFEVSYDPRSAEGNVDLPRFVSLGWVIDKVSPKIESEAEEILERVVEDLEGRRRPVQLTVERQDV from the coding sequence GTGGACGAAATTGTCGTCAGCACCGTCGTCTACGTACCCCCCGAGGAGGCGTACGAGTTCGTCGTCGATTTCCCGCGGTACGCGAACTACTCGGAACACCTCGAACGCGTGGAGACGCGGCGCGGGGACGGGTCGGCGGGAACCCGGTACGCCCTGACGTTCTCGTGGTGGAAGCTCGACTACACCGTCGTCTCGGAGGTGACGGAGCTCGACCCGCCCGAACGGGTCGAGTGGAAGATAGTGAAGAACTTCCGCGCGCGGGGTCGGTGGCGCGTCGAACCGTTGGACGAACTGCCGGCCGACGCCCCGGAGGACGCGGAGACGGCCTGCCGGGTCTACTTCGAGGTGAGCTACGACCCCCGGAGCGCCGAGGGGAACGTCGACCTGCCGCGATTCGTCTCCCTCGGGTGGGTCATAGACAAGGTGTCGCCGAAGATAGAGTCCGAGGCCGAGGAGATACTCGAACGCGTCGTCGAGGACCTCGAAGGCCGACGGCGACCGGTCCAGTTGACGGTCGAACGACAGGACGTATGA
- a CDS encoding DUF7551 domain-containing protein, with protein sequence MVGGTLQDIREHVETLSVEDGPYAVVCGRTGREPVPAAGVRFDDRESAAEAAEAASEYRSVLRRYDPQVQYLEPLVHEVSDGPVGPLASEPEDVRVRYLSFCHDVAGAVFEALSTTGHREVESATMETYLTLAEVVSDRDDFCLTMLWSMMSELDVRLGPRRQATVVRAAAENLSAAHGPRSGDAPEAVESPAVESAANSPVEATMRRLSSSSFVGDYRVVACPDDDAWEVSFGDYALAERTGRLPTLPLAVDLVRRVPDRTVRFTDATALSDCRWRVRVEMDRGPEGLTSLTASDDGSLNDPDYRL encoded by the coding sequence ATGGTCGGCGGAACGCTCCAAGACATTCGCGAGCACGTCGAGACGTTATCCGTCGAAGACGGTCCGTACGCGGTTGTATGCGGTCGAACAGGGCGAGAGCCGGTGCCGGCGGCGGGCGTACGCTTCGACGACAGAGAGAGCGCCGCGGAAGCGGCGGAGGCGGCGTCCGAGTACCGGTCGGTTCTCCGGCGGTACGACCCGCAGGTGCAGTATCTCGAACCGTTGGTTCACGAGGTGTCCGACGGGCCGGTCGGCCCCCTCGCCTCGGAACCCGAAGACGTGCGCGTGCGCTACCTCTCGTTCTGTCACGACGTCGCCGGAGCGGTGTTCGAGGCGCTATCGACGACGGGCCACCGCGAGGTGGAGTCCGCGACGATGGAGACGTATCTCACCCTCGCGGAGGTCGTGTCGGACCGCGACGATTTCTGTCTCACAATGCTGTGGAGCATGATGAGCGAACTCGACGTGCGCCTCGGCCCGCGCCGACAGGCGACGGTGGTCCGCGCCGCCGCCGAGAACCTCTCGGCGGCCCACGGGCCCCGGTCCGGCGACGCTCCCGAGGCGGTCGAGTCGCCCGCCGTCGAGTCGGCGGCGAACTCCCCCGTCGAAGCCACGATGCGCCGCCTCTCCTCGTCGTCGTTCGTCGGTGACTACCGCGTCGTCGCCTGCCCCGACGACGACGCGTGGGAGGTTTCGTTCGGCGACTACGCGCTCGCGGAGCGAACCGGGCGACTCCCCACGTTGCCGCTCGCGGTCGACCTCGTTCGCCGCGTCCCCGACCGCACCGTCCGCTTCACCGACGCGACGGCACTCTCCGACTGCCGGTGGCGCGTCCGCGTCGAGATGGACCGCGGTCCCGAGGGCCTCACCAGCCTCACCGCCTCCGACGACGGGTCCCTCAACGACCCCGACTACCGCCTGTAA
- a CDS encoding FAD-dependent oxidoreductase codes for MDEHGGDGTDVIVVGGGVAGLTAATFTARAGLETLVVTTGESILARNAHLENVPGFPAGVNSRLFLEMLTDQAERNGVEIRRGRVTAVEFADGEEAVRFRVRAEAGDEDVRLGARFVVAASWSDADYLDGLGVEIRDAGSKRYVETDDDGRTNVEGVYAAGRLSETYHQTVVAAGNGAEVGLTLVHDSDAAYYHDWVTPEGYFTDRGREVPPGCEEIDAEERARRETESREVMREYFADPHPEPQRTHPSLVEDELGRLDESADD; via the coding sequence ATGGACGAACACGGAGGCGACGGAACGGACGTCATCGTCGTCGGCGGCGGCGTCGCGGGACTGACCGCGGCGACGTTCACCGCCCGGGCGGGACTGGAGACGCTCGTCGTCACGACGGGCGAGAGCATCCTCGCGCGGAACGCGCACTTGGAGAACGTCCCGGGCTTTCCCGCGGGCGTCAACTCCCGGCTCTTCTTGGAGATGCTGACCGACCAAGCCGAACGCAACGGCGTCGAGATTCGGCGAGGGCGAGTGACCGCGGTCGAATTCGCCGACGGCGAGGAGGCTGTTCGCTTCCGCGTCCGCGCCGAGGCGGGCGACGAGGACGTTCGTCTCGGCGCGCGCTTCGTCGTCGCCGCCTCGTGGTCGGACGCCGACTACCTCGACGGACTCGGCGTGGAGATACGCGACGCGGGGAGCAAACGCTACGTGGAGACGGACGACGACGGCCGGACGAACGTCGAGGGCGTCTACGCCGCCGGCCGCCTCTCGGAGACGTACCACCAGACCGTCGTCGCCGCCGGCAACGGCGCGGAGGTGGGTCTGACCCTCGTCCACGACTCCGACGCCGCGTACTACCACGACTGGGTGACGCCGGAAGGGTACTTCACCGACCGCGGGCGGGAGGTGCCGCCCGGGTGCGAGGAGATAGACGCCGAGGAACGCGCCCGCCGCGAGACGGAGTCCCGCGAGGTGATGCGCGAGTACTTCGCGGACCCGCACCCCGAACCCCAACGAACGCATCCGAGTCTCGTCGAGGACGAACTCGGGCGACTGGACGAGAGCGCGGACGACTGA
- a CDS encoding outer membrane protein assembly factor BamB family protein — protein MPSRRDVLRAGGALCLGALSGCVARAFDAPETPPGEWRTARRDARNAAYAPDATPPTDPAVAWTRSFGSDGRVESVLVARGNVYAVRPTETTILDSETGETRRTTGGAGQTPGDGATRVAAVGEDSLYTADGAAVRAFDPDGSLRWETRRPGVPDGAAGRVYGLVVTDDGVLCGTHDGVAAFDAGGGTHRWTFGRGGMGGFYPAVAGERVYVCSPGPTYALSRPSPFGALFGGGPSPAWEQSSPGPGTWPVVTDGPILVGDGDRRGDSGRTRPLLAIARDGSVEWRASASGAVVGLAVAEEESLAVSVRFDAASEEGRVVAVETATGETAWERDDIGITDDFSGSVVVAGDTCLVAGFSKASANPIRALDAATGETQWRRTVDGDVTSVVPAGERVYAATTLGNLVAFE, from the coding sequence ATGCCCTCCAGACGCGACGTACTCCGCGCCGGCGGCGCACTCTGTCTCGGCGCGCTATCCGGCTGTGTCGCCCGCGCGTTCGACGCCCCGGAGACGCCGCCCGGCGAGTGGCGGACCGCCCGCCGCGACGCCCGAAACGCGGCGTATGCGCCCGACGCGACACCCCCGACCGACCCCGCCGTCGCGTGGACGCGGTCGTTCGGTTCGGACGGGCGCGTCGAATCGGTACTCGTCGCCCGCGGAAACGTCTACGCGGTCAGACCGACGGAGACGACGATTCTCGACTCGGAGACCGGCGAGACGAGACGAACGACCGGCGGCGCGGGACAGACGCCGGGCGATGGAGCCACCCGCGTCGCGGCGGTCGGCGAGGATTCGCTGTACACCGCCGACGGCGCCGCGGTTCGGGCGTTCGACCCGGACGGAAGTCTGCGCTGGGAGACGCGCCGCCCCGGCGTTCCGGACGGCGCCGCCGGCAGGGTGTACGGCCTCGTCGTCACCGACGACGGAGTGCTCTGCGGCACCCACGACGGCGTCGCCGCCTTCGATGCCGGCGGCGGGACGCACCGCTGGACGTTCGGCCGTGGTGGCATGGGCGGGTTCTACCCCGCCGTGGCCGGCGAACGGGTGTACGTCTGCTCTCCCGGGCCGACGTACGCCCTCTCGCGCCCCTCCCCGTTCGGCGCACTGTTCGGCGGCGGACCGTCGCCGGCGTGGGAACAGTCCTCGCCCGGGCCGGGGACGTGGCCCGTCGTGACCGACGGCCCGATTCTCGTCGGCGATGGGGACCGGCGGGGCGACTCGGGCCGTACGCGACCGCTTCTGGCCATCGCCCGCGACGGGAGCGTCGAGTGGCGCGCGTCGGCGTCCGGGGCAGTCGTCGGACTCGCCGTCGCCGAGGAGGAGTCGCTGGCCGTCTCGGTTCGGTTCGACGCCGCGAGCGAGGAGGGGCGCGTCGTCGCCGTCGAGACGGCCACCGGCGAGACGGCGTGGGAACGCGACGACATCGGCATCACAGACGATTTCAGCGGGTCCGTCGTCGTCGCGGGAGATACCTGCCTCGTGGCGGGGTTCTCGAAGGCGTCGGCGAACCCGATTCGCGCCCTCGATGCCGCTACGGGCGAGACGCAGTGGCGCAGAACCGTCGACGGGGACGTTACGTCCGTCGTCCCGGCGGGAGAGCGCGTCTACGCCGCCACGACGCTCGGGAACCTCGTCGCGTTCGAGTGA